The following are from one region of the Paenibacillus protaetiae genome:
- the rseP gene encoding RIP metalloprotease RseP — MHMIQVVFLTVLVFFVIVTIHEWGHFFFAKRAGILVREFAIGFGPKLFSMKRGETRYTLRLVPAGGYVRMAGEDPEIVEVQSGQTVAVRLKNDKVTRIYLDRLDERSNVIRGEVTAIDLEKQLYISLDVEGDIERYAVHPQAVMINKGNETQIAPYDRQFGSKTVGQRALAIFAGPAMNFVLAFVLFSTYIQMAGIPTAEPDHILVDAVTDGMPAQQSDIKPNDVLNAVNGQPIGADFDKMIDIIGKSPGKPVTVDITRNGQKLQIKLTPVADSEGVGKIGITAKYPKVPTRHATFSETISGSAKLMKNMTVTIFQGFGKIITGDFKLDDLGGPVRTAEVTSEIAKQGITQLTSWTALLSLYLGIFNLLPIPALDGSRLLFIGLEALRGRPIHPNKESMVHFIGFALIMLLMLVVTYNDILRLVRGEP; from the coding sequence ATGCATATGATTCAGGTCGTCTTTTTGACCGTGCTCGTTTTTTTCGTTATCGTGACGATTCACGAATGGGGACATTTCTTTTTTGCCAAACGGGCAGGTATCCTTGTTCGGGAATTTGCCATAGGGTTTGGTCCTAAGCTGTTCTCTATGAAAAGAGGCGAAACCCGCTATACGCTGCGGCTTGTGCCGGCTGGCGGATATGTCCGGATGGCGGGCGAAGATCCCGAAATTGTCGAAGTGCAATCGGGCCAGACCGTTGCGGTGCGTCTAAAGAACGATAAGGTGACGCGTATTTATTTGGACCGGCTCGATGAACGGAGCAATGTCATTCGCGGAGAAGTGACCGCTATTGATCTGGAGAAGCAGCTATACATCAGCTTGGATGTCGAGGGCGATATCGAGCGTTATGCTGTACACCCGCAAGCGGTCATGATTAATAAAGGCAACGAAACGCAGATCGCTCCTTATGACCGCCAATTCGGCAGCAAAACCGTGGGACAGCGGGCGCTGGCGATTTTTGCCGGTCCAGCAATGAACTTTGTTCTTGCGTTTGTATTGTTCAGCACCTATATTCAGATGGCGGGTATTCCGACTGCGGAGCCTGATCATATTCTTGTAGATGCTGTAACGGACGGAATGCCGGCGCAGCAAAGCGATATTAAGCCCAACGATGTGCTGAATGCGGTGAATGGCCAGCCAATAGGAGCCGATTTTGATAAAATGATTGATATTATCGGCAAATCGCCGGGCAAGCCGGTGACGGTTGACATTACCCGTAACGGGCAAAAGCTGCAAATTAAGCTTACGCCGGTCGCGGACAGCGAAGGCGTCGGCAAAATCGGGATAACGGCAAAATATCCAAAAGTTCCGACACGCCATGCGACGTTTAGCGAAACGATTTCCGGATCAGCCAAGCTGATGAAAAATATGACGGTAACCATTTTCCAAGGATTTGGGAAAATTATTACCGGTGATTTCAAGCTGGATGACTTAGGAGGTCCGGTCCGGACGGCTGAAGTGACCAGCGAAATTGCGAAGCAAGGCATTACGCAGCTTACGTCGTGGACTGCGCTGCTTAGTTTGTATCTCGGGATATTCAATCTGCTGCCGATACCGGCGCTGGATGGCAGCCGTTTGCTGTTTATCGGGCTTGAAGCGCTGCGCGGAAGGCCGATTCATCCGAATAAAGAAAGCATGGTTCATTTTATCGGCTTTGCGCTTATTATGCTGCTGATGCTGGTAGTGACCTACAACGATATTTTGCGTTTGGTAAGAGGGGAGCCATAA
- the proS gene encoding proline--tRNA ligase, with product MSKDKQFVTEITPQSEDFSKWYIDVIKKAELMDYSPVRGCIVFRPEGYELWENIQRDLDRRFKETGHRNAYFPLFIPESFFQKEKEHVEGFNPELPWVTEAAGEKLEERLAVRPTSETMFGHMYAKWIQSYRDLPVLINQWANVVRWEKRTLPFLRTSEFLWQEGHTAHETEQEAREETMRMLEVYRDFVEEFLAMPVIVGQKTPSEKFAGAVDTFSIEAMMKDGRAVQAGTSHYLGTNFAVAFDIKFLDRENTLQYVHTTSWGTSTRLIGSMIMVHGDDRGLALPPKVAPTQVIMIPIGPAKTREQVVGRVDELYAELKKAGVRVRVDDRADVSPGWKFNEYEMRGVPLRLELGPRDMENGVVVLVSRISGEKRIVEQANLVQEVEKMLAEIQTEMFEKAKQFRDENFKSVDTLDEMKASLEEKRGFVLAGWCGSEACEKQVKEETGATSRNIPFEPKEHKSTCLVCGEHAKHTVVFARAY from the coding sequence ATGTCAAAGGACAAACAATTTGTAACGGAGATTACGCCGCAAAGCGAAGATTTCTCCAAATGGTATATTGATGTCATCAAAAAAGCCGAGCTCATGGATTATTCGCCGGTGCGCGGCTGTATCGTGTTCCGCCCGGAAGGCTATGAGCTGTGGGAAAATATTCAGCGCGACCTGGACCGCCGCTTTAAAGAAACGGGCCATCGTAATGCGTATTTCCCGCTGTTTATTCCGGAGAGCTTTTTCCAGAAGGAAAAAGAGCACGTGGAAGGCTTTAATCCGGAGCTTCCATGGGTAACGGAAGCGGCAGGCGAGAAGCTGGAAGAACGTCTGGCCGTACGCCCGACGTCGGAAACGATGTTTGGCCATATGTATGCCAAATGGATTCAATCGTACCGCGACCTTCCGGTGCTCATTAACCAGTGGGCCAATGTGGTCCGCTGGGAGAAACGTACGCTGCCGTTCCTACGCACAAGCGAATTTCTGTGGCAGGAAGGCCATACCGCCCATGAGACGGAACAGGAAGCGCGTGAAGAAACGATGCGCATGCTTGAAGTTTACCGCGATTTCGTAGAGGAATTCCTTGCGATGCCGGTTATCGTCGGCCAAAAAACGCCTTCGGAGAAATTTGCCGGAGCGGTTGATACCTTTTCGATTGAAGCGATGATGAAAGACGGCCGTGCGGTACAAGCCGGTACATCCCATTACTTGGGCACTAACTTTGCCGTTGCATTCGATATTAAGTTTTTGGATCGCGAAAATACGCTTCAATACGTGCACACCACCTCTTGGGGGACAAGCACGCGCCTGATCGGCTCAATGATTATGGTGCATGGCGACGACCGCGGCCTTGCATTGCCGCCGAAAGTAGCGCCTACGCAAGTGATCATGATTCCGATCGGTCCTGCCAAAACGCGCGAGCAAGTCGTCGGCCGGGTAGACGAGCTGTATGCCGAGCTGAAAAAAGCAGGCGTACGCGTTCGTGTGGACGACCGTGCGGATGTCAGCCCGGGCTGGAAATTTAACGAATACGAAATGCGCGGCGTGCCTCTCCGTCTGGAGCTTGGCCCACGCGATATGGAAAACGGCGTAGTCGTTCTCGTATCCCGCATTTCTGGGGAAAAACGAATCGTAGAGCAGGCGAACCTTGTCCAAGAGGTAGAAAAAATGCTTGCCGAAATTCAAACGGAAATGTTCGAGAAAGCGAAGCAATTCCGCGACGAGAACTTCAAATCGGTTGATACGCTGGATGAAATGAAAGCTTCGCTGGAAGAAAAACGCGGCTTTGTGCTTGCCGGCTGGTGCGGTTCGGAAGCTTGCGAGAAGCAAGTGAAAGAAGAAACGGGTGCTACAAGCCGCAACATCCCATTTGAGCCTAAAGAACATAAATCAACGTGCCTTGTATGCGGCGAGCATGCGAAGCATACGGTTGTATTTGCACGGGCTTATTAA
- a CDS encoding PolC-type DNA polymerase III, whose product MSHTGDQRQRFELLLKQAELPRELVQTYFQDGFIEQVIVSNSNREWTFCIRKTSLIPLQAYNGLGQAVRQKFAHIADTSFRFIYDDTVSTASIVTEYWPLFLEWAQRTIASVNGWLAKASVDIEDSQVTILLLDATGLELAKKKRIDDEVTGFFDRYFARSCRVKLAVGEVKQEVYEQFAQKIEQEEREVVQQMMANAAAEMSAGGDGGEEPVRLAVGYDIREEPVPIMNIREEEKKIAVQGTVFGLEMKELRNGSTLFTFNVTDFSDSIAMKMFAKTKEDVKVLSQLSNGKWIKARGRIEYDRFMQEPELVMMPNDLHEVFAPPERKDMAEEKRVEFHLHTTMSTMDAVTPVDAYIKTAAKWGHKAIAITDHSNVQCYPDAVKAGKKHGINVLFGLEANIVNDSVPMVINPREEQLAEGEYVVFDIETTGLSIINNKIIELAGVKMREGKEIGRFSTFINPHERIPYHIQQLTNINDDMVKDAPELEPKLREFVAFIGDAVLVAHNARFDIGFIQANCKQLGIPEVTNPVLDTLELARFLHPSMKNHRLNTLADKYKISLENHHRAIDDSIALGGVLFGLIKDAAERNITGLHQLNDYVGLDLSNMRPFHSGIYALNAVGKKNLFKLVSLSHTEYFKRVATIPKSKLVEMREGLLIVSGCEKGEFFETVLNKSYEEAVEVARFYDVLEIQPVGFYMHLVEKGLVGSRAEIEQAIRRVCQIGDELGKPVIATGNVHYLHPRDKMFRDITIHGITGFSPLKDQTKPDAHFRTTDEMLQEFAFLGEARAREVVITNTNALADRFEPFQMFPDELFTPIIEGAEEEIRSTCYNTAKQMYGDELPQVVIDRLEKELVPIIKYGFSANYLISERLVKKSNQDGYLVGSRGSVGSSVVATFLGISEVNPLPAHYLCRNPECRHSEWFLDGSVPSGFDLPDKSCPNCGQTMKGDGQDIPFETFLGFKGDKVPDIDLNFSGEYQPHAHNFTKEMFGEKNVFRAGTIGTVAEKTAFGFAKKYEEHHGKKWRGAELNRLAAGCTGVKRSTGQHPGGIVVVPDYIEVEDITPVQYPADDVNAEWKTTHFDYHAFDANLLKLDILGHDDPTMMRMLQDLTGVDPTTIPMNDPKVMSLFNSTKELGVSPEQIRTPVATYGVPEMGTKFVRQMLQETQPSTFADLLQISGLSHGTGVWLGNAQELIKNGTCNIKTVIGCRDDIMLYLIYKAGMDAGLAFKITESVRKGKGLTPEWIEEMKRCKVPQWYIDSCLRIEYMFPKAHAAAYVTSAVRTAFFKLYYPIEFYATYFTVRAEDFDLDILCQGYDAILKRLIEIEEKAFTATPKEKASVSLLEMALEMTARGFSFKPIDLYRSDATKFQVDGDSLIPPFSSIAGIGENAARNIAASRAEGEFLSVEDFQMKSKATKTIIEVLSGMGCFRGLPESNQLSLF is encoded by the coding sequence ATGAGTCATACCGGAGATCAACGGCAACGCTTTGAGCTGCTGCTGAAGCAGGCCGAGCTGCCGCGCGAGCTGGTACAAACCTATTTTCAGGATGGCTTTATTGAGCAGGTCATCGTGAGCAACAGCAATCGGGAATGGACGTTTTGCATCCGCAAAACGTCCTTGATTCCTTTACAGGCCTATAATGGCCTGGGACAAGCCGTCCGCCAGAAATTTGCTCATATCGCGGACACTTCATTCCGATTTATCTATGATGATACGGTCTCAACCGCGTCGATTGTAACGGAATATTGGCCGTTGTTTCTGGAATGGGCGCAGCGTACAATCGCTTCGGTTAACGGCTGGCTGGCCAAAGCATCCGTCGATATCGAAGACAGCCAAGTGACGATTTTGCTGCTGGACGCAACAGGTCTGGAGCTGGCGAAGAAGAAAAGAATCGACGACGAAGTAACGGGCTTTTTCGACAGATATTTTGCCAGAAGCTGCAGAGTGAAGCTTGCAGTCGGGGAAGTAAAACAAGAGGTGTACGAACAGTTCGCCCAGAAGATCGAGCAAGAGGAACGCGAAGTCGTTCAGCAGATGATGGCGAACGCCGCTGCGGAGATGAGCGCAGGCGGCGACGGCGGCGAGGAGCCGGTCCGGCTGGCGGTTGGGTACGACATCCGGGAAGAGCCGGTGCCGATTATGAACATTCGCGAAGAAGAGAAGAAGATTGCCGTACAAGGCACGGTGTTTGGCTTGGAGATGAAGGAGCTGCGCAACGGCAGCACTTTGTTTACGTTCAACGTCACCGACTTTTCCGATTCCATTGCGATGAAGATGTTTGCGAAAACGAAAGAAGACGTCAAAGTGCTGAGCCAGCTGTCTAACGGCAAATGGATCAAAGCGCGCGGACGTATTGAATATGACCGGTTTATGCAGGAGCCGGAACTTGTCATGATGCCTAATGACCTGCATGAAGTCTTTGCGCCGCCGGAGCGCAAAGATATGGCGGAAGAGAAGCGGGTCGAGTTCCATCTTCATACGACGATGAGTACGATGGATGCCGTCACGCCGGTTGACGCTTATATTAAAACAGCAGCCAAATGGGGCCATAAAGCGATTGCCATTACGGATCACAGCAATGTGCAATGTTACCCCGATGCGGTTAAAGCCGGCAAGAAACACGGTATTAATGTGTTGTTTGGCCTGGAAGCCAATATCGTAAACGATTCGGTGCCGATGGTTATTAACCCGCGCGAGGAGCAGCTCGCCGAAGGGGAATATGTCGTATTCGATATCGAGACGACGGGCTTGTCGATCATCAATAATAAAATTATCGAGCTCGCCGGCGTCAAAATGCGGGAAGGCAAAGAAATCGGCCGATTCTCGACCTTCATTAACCCGCATGAGCGGATTCCTTATCATATTCAGCAATTAACGAACATTAACGACGATATGGTGAAGGATGCGCCCGAGCTGGAACCGAAGCTGCGCGAGTTCGTGGCGTTTATCGGCGACGCGGTGCTGGTAGCCCATAATGCAAGGTTCGATATCGGTTTTATCCAGGCGAACTGCAAGCAGCTCGGCATACCGGAGGTTACGAACCCGGTGCTGGATACGCTCGAGCTTGCCCGGTTCCTGCATCCGTCAATGAAAAACCACCGCCTGAACACGCTGGCGGACAAATATAAAATCAGTTTGGAAAACCATCACCGCGCCATCGACGATTCGATTGCTTTGGGCGGCGTATTATTTGGACTTATTAAAGATGCTGCAGAGCGCAATATTACCGGACTACATCAATTAAATGATTATGTCGGACTTGATTTGTCCAACATGCGGCCATTCCACAGCGGCATATATGCGCTGAATGCCGTCGGCAAAAAAAATCTGTTTAAGCTCGTGTCCTTGTCGCATACCGAATACTTTAAGCGGGTCGCTACGATTCCTAAAAGCAAGCTGGTAGAAATGCGCGAAGGACTGCTTATCGTATCCGGCTGCGAGAAAGGCGAGTTTTTTGAAACGGTGCTGAACAAATCGTATGAAGAAGCGGTGGAAGTGGCGCGCTTTTACGATGTGCTTGAAATCCAGCCGGTTGGCTTCTACATGCATTTGGTGGAAAAAGGGCTGGTCGGCAGCCGCGCCGAAATCGAGCAGGCCATCCGCCGGGTATGCCAAATCGGCGATGAGCTGGGCAAGCCGGTTATTGCCACCGGCAACGTCCATTACCTGCATCCGCGCGACAAAATGTTTCGCGACATTACGATTCACGGCATTACCGGCTTCAGCCCGCTGAAGGACCAGACGAAGCCGGACGCCCATTTCCGCACAACGGACGAAATGCTGCAGGAGTTCGCTTTCCTGGGCGAGGCGCGTGCACGCGAGGTTGTCATTACGAACACCAACGCGCTTGCGGACCGGTTTGAACCGTTCCAGATGTTCCCGGACGAGCTGTTTACGCCAATTATCGAAGGTGCGGAGGAAGAAATCCGCAGCACCTGCTACAATACCGCCAAGCAGATGTACGGGGATGAATTGCCGCAGGTCGTGATCGACCGTTTGGAGAAGGAGCTTGTTCCGATTATCAAATACGGATTCTCGGCCAACTATCTCATTTCCGAGCGGCTTGTCAAAAAATCCAATCAGGACGGTTATCTGGTCGGCTCGCGGGGTTCGGTAGGTTCTTCAGTTGTCGCTACCTTCCTTGGCATTTCCGAGGTTAACCCGCTGCCAGCCCATTATTTGTGCCGGAACCCGGAATGCCGTCACAGCGAATGGTTTCTGGACGGCAGCGTGCCAAGCGGCTTTGACCTGCCGGACAAATCCTGCCCGAATTGCGGGCAAACGATGAAGGGTGACGGCCAGGATATTCCGTTCGAGACGTTCCTTGGCTTTAAAGGGGATAAAGTCCCCGATATCGACTTGAACTTTTCCGGGGAATACCAGCCGCATGCCCATAACTTCACGAAAGAAATGTTCGGCGAGAAAAACGTGTTCCGGGCCGGTACCATCGGTACCGTTGCGGAGAAAACAGCGTTTGGCTTCGCCAAAAAATACGAAGAGCATCACGGCAAAAAATGGCGCGGCGCAGAGCTGAACCGCCTCGCGGCGGGCTGTACCGGCGTGAAACGCAGCACCGGCCAGCATCCGGGCGGCATTGTCGTTGTTCCGGATTATATCGAAGTGGAAGACATTACGCCGGTGCAATATCCGGCCGATGACGTAAACGCAGAATGGAAAACGACCCATTTTGACTATCACGCCTTTGACGCCAATCTGCTGAAGCTTGATATTCTGGGACACGATGATCCGACAATGATGCGGATGCTGCAAGATTTGACCGGGGTGGATCCGACAACCATTCCGATGAATGATCCGAAAGTGATGAGCTTGTTTAACTCCACCAAGGAGCTTGGCGTATCGCCGGAACAAATCCGGACGCCTGTGGCGACCTACGGCGTGCCGGAAATGGGCACCAAGTTCGTCCGCCAGATGCTGCAGGAGACGCAGCCGTCCACGTTTGCCGACTTGCTGCAAATTTCAGGCTTGTCGCACGGCACGGGCGTTTGGCTTGGCAATGCGCAGGAGCTGATCAAAAACGGCACCTGCAACATTAAAACCGTTATCGGCTGCCGCGACGATATTATGCTTTATCTTATTTATAAAGCAGGCATGGACGCCGGACTCGCCTTCAAAATTACGGAAAGCGTCCGTAAAGGCAAAGGCTTGACGCCGGAATGGATCGAGGAGATGAAGCGGTGCAAAGTGCCGCAATGGTATATCGACTCCTGCCTGCGCATCGAGTATATGTTCCCGAAAGCCCACGCCGCGGCCTATGTGACGTCGGCCGTGCGCACGGCATTTTTTAAACTTTATTATCCGATTGAGTTTTACGCGACGTATTTTACCGTCCGCGCCGAAGACTTTGATCTCGACATTTTGTGCCAAGGTTATGACGCCATTCTGAAACGGCTGATCGAAATTGAGGAGAAAGCTTTTACAGCGACGCCTAAAGAAAAAGCAAGCGTATCGCTGCTGGAAATGGCGCTGGAGATGACAGCCCGCGGCTTCTCCTTCAAACCAATCGACCTGTACCGCTCGGATGCGACCAAATTCCAGGTGGACGGCGATTCGCTTATTCCGCCGTTCTCTTCGATTGCCGGCATCGGCGAAAATGCGGCCCGCAACATCGCCGCTTCCCGCGCCGAAGGAGAGTTTTTGTCCGTCGAAGACTTCCAGATGAAGTCAAAAGCAACCAAAACGATTATTGAGGTGTTAAGCGGAATGGGCTGCTTCCGCGGCTTGCCGGAATCGAACCAGCTCTCCTTATTTTAG
- the rimP gene encoding ribosome maturation factor RimP, protein MNTSKIKSVVEEMVLPFLDDNGFELVDIEYVKEGSSYFLRVFVDKENGIDIDECVRISEFLSEQLDQNDPIPGNYFLEVSSPGAERPLKKPDDVRKAVGKHVYITTYEPVNGEKEFEGELTSFDGEQLTVRVGKQDQVIPYVKVAGARLAIVF, encoded by the coding sequence TTGAACACTTCTAAAATCAAATCCGTCGTTGAAGAAATGGTGCTGCCTTTTCTCGATGACAACGGCTTTGAGCTGGTCGATATCGAATACGTCAAAGAGGGCAGCAGCTACTTTTTGCGCGTATTTGTAGACAAAGAAAACGGGATTGATATTGACGAATGCGTCCGAATCAGCGAATTTTTGAGCGAGCAATTGGATCAGAACGATCCGATTCCGGGCAACTACTTCCTGGAAGTTTCATCTCCGGGAGCTGAACGCCCCCTCAAGAAGCCGGACGATGTCCGGAAAGCGGTCGGCAAGCATGTCTATATAACGACTTATGAGCCGGTTAACGGCGAGAAGGAATTCGAAGGGGAACTTACCTCTTTTGACGGAGAGCAGCTTACCGTTCGGGTAGGGAAACAGGATCAGGTCATTCCTTATGTGAAGGTGGCAGGCGCAAGGCTGGCTATTGTGTTCTAG
- the nusA gene encoding transcription termination factor NusA, whose amino-acid sequence MSMEFIEALSEIEREKGITKDVLLEAIEAALISSYKRNFNTAQNVRVDINRHTGSIKVYARKTVVDEPLDPRLEISVDAAREINPHYQLDDIAEIEVTPRDFGRIAAQTAKQVVTQRIREAERGLIYNAFIDKEEDIVTGIVQRQDVRNLFVDLGKVEAVLPLTELMPTDKFKHGDRVKSYITKVENTTKGPQIILSRTHPGLLKRLFELEVPEIYDGVVEIRSVAREAGFRSKIAVYSRNPEVDPVGSCVGQKGLRVQTIVGELKGEKIDIVRWSENIDEYVANALSPSKVLEVIVFEQEKMARVIVPDYQLSLAIGIKGQNARLAAKLTGWKIDIKSETQAEQEFGRPKSTTGMMHQDSVSID is encoded by the coding sequence ATGAGTATGGAATTTATTGAAGCACTGTCAGAGATTGAACGAGAGAAAGGCATTACGAAAGATGTGCTGCTGGAAGCGATTGAGGCTGCTCTGATCTCCAGCTACAAACGCAACTTTAACACAGCGCAAAATGTGCGCGTTGATATTAACCGCCATACCGGCAGCATCAAAGTGTATGCGCGCAAAACCGTCGTAGACGAACCTTTGGATCCGCGCCTTGAAATTTCGGTTGATGCGGCAAGAGAAATCAACCCGCACTACCAACTGGATGATATCGCCGAGATTGAGGTTACGCCAAGAGACTTCGGCCGGATTGCTGCGCAAACCGCAAAGCAAGTTGTCACGCAGCGCATTCGCGAAGCGGAACGCGGACTTATCTACAATGCATTCATCGATAAAGAAGAAGACATCGTAACCGGCATTGTTCAACGCCAGGACGTTCGCAACTTGTTTGTTGACTTGGGCAAAGTGGAAGCGGTTCTTCCGCTGACCGAGCTGATGCCAACGGATAAATTCAAGCATGGCGACCGTGTCAAATCGTACATTACGAAAGTGGAAAATACAACCAAAGGGCCGCAAATTATTTTGTCCCGTACCCATCCGGGCCTCTTGAAACGGCTGTTTGAGCTGGAAGTTCCGGAAATTTACGACGGCGTCGTTGAAATCCGCTCGGTTGCACGGGAAGCCGGCTTCCGTTCCAAAATCGCGGTCTACTCCCGCAACCCGGAAGTGGATCCGGTCGGATCATGCGTAGGGCAAAAAGGCCTCCGCGTGCAAACGATCGTAGGCGAGCTGAAGGGCGAAAAAATCGATATCGTCCGCTGGTCGGAAAATATCGACGAATACGTGGCCAACGCGCTCAGCCCTTCGAAAGTGCTGGAAGTAATTGTTTTTGAACAAGAAAAAATGGCCCGCGTTATCGTGCCGGACTACCAGTTGTCTCTTGCGATTGGCATCAAGGGCCAAAACGCGCGTCTGGCAGCCAAGCTGACCGGCTGGAAAATTGATATTAAAAGCGAAACGCAAGCCGAGCAGGAATTTGGCAGACCAAAATCAACGACCGGCATGATGCATCAAGACTCTGTCTCTATCGATTAA
- the rnpM gene encoding RNase P modulator RnpM, with protein sequence MKPRKIPLRKCVACQEMKPKKELIRIVRTPDDQVLIDLTGKKAGRGAYLCGKLSCFQLAKKTKAFDRALKQQVDAAIYDQLEQDFIAVEEQFLAGKELADDEAE encoded by the coding sequence GTGAAGCCTAGGAAAATACCGCTTCGCAAATGCGTGGCATGTCAGGAAATGAAGCCGAAAAAAGAATTGATACGGATCGTCCGCACGCCGGACGATCAAGTGTTAATTGACTTGACCGGCAAAAAGGCCGGCCGGGGCGCTTATTTATGCGGCAAGCTCAGCTGCTTCCAGCTGGCCAAAAAAACAAAAGCATTCGACCGGGCGCTCAAGCAGCAGGTCGATGCGGCGATCTACGATCAGCTTGAACAAGATTTCATTGCAGTTGAAGAACAATTTCTGGCCGGCAAGGAGCTTGCTGATGACGAAGCAGAATAA
- a CDS encoding L7Ae/L30e/S12e/Gadd45 family ribosomal protein, which produces MTKQNKSLLQLGMATRAGKLITGDEIVLKAVRKGQAHLVILAGDASDNTKKKFRDKCSTYGVQLVEAFDRIQLGNAIGKSERVVLAVTDAKFGQMIAGHLSQNSEVEYIEHEQGQ; this is translated from the coding sequence ATGACGAAGCAGAATAAAAGCTTGCTGCAGCTTGGAATGGCAACTCGCGCCGGTAAGCTCATTACCGGGGATGAAATTGTGCTCAAGGCTGTTCGTAAAGGTCAGGCGCACCTCGTTATTTTAGCCGGGGATGCCTCTGATAACACGAAGAAAAAATTCCGCGATAAATGCAGTACTTACGGCGTACAACTTGTAGAAGCTTTTGACCGCATTCAACTGGGCAATGCAATTGGCAAATCGGAACGAGTTGTGCTCGCGGTCACCGACGCAAAGTTTGGACAAATGATTGCTGGACATCTGAGTCAAAATTCGGAGGTGGAATATATTGAGCATGAGCAAGGACAATAA